The Chitinophagales bacterium region CGATCAGCTGGATTGCCTGATTCTCGATGAAGCTGACAAGATGCTCGATATGGGATTTTATGATGACATCATTCGTATCATGACCTATCTTCCTTCCAAAAGGCAAACACTGCTTTTCAGCGCCACCATGCCGCCTAAAATGCGTGAGCTTGCCCGGCGTGTTATGAAAAATCCGGTAGAAGTAAATATAGCAATGAGCAAGCCTGCAGAGGGAATTTTACAAGGAGCTTATCTGCTGCATAACGAACAAAAGATACCGCTGATAAAAAATCTTCTTGATCCTAAAAAGATTAATAGTGCCGAAAAGAAATTGGTAAGCGTTCTCATTTTTGCATCTACTAAAACGGGAGTTAAGACCCTTGAACGGGAACTGAAAGAATTGAAGTTGCCTGCCAAAGCCATTCACAGTGATCTTTCCCAGGAAGAGCGTGAGCGGGTATTGCTGGACTTTCGAAACCGTTCTACGATGATACTGGTAGCCACTGATATACTTTCGCGTGGAATTGATATTGATAATATAGGATTGGTGATCAATTATGATGTACCTCACGATGCTGAAGATTATGTACATCGTGTTGGTCGCACAGCACGGGCAGAATCCACCGGCGTAGCGCTCACCTTCGTAAATGAACAAGATCAGTTCCGGTTTGCTCAGATAGAAGCACTGATTGAAAGAGTGATTCCTAAAATAGCCTTACCAAAAGATCTGGGAGCTGCCCCCGCATGGAATCCTGGCAAACGTGGGAAAAGTGGTAATAAGAGAAAAAAATCTTTTAATCAGTCGCGGAAGAAAATCGCTCATTGAAGATGATTCAAAAACCTTAATTTATAGTTATCGACAATTTTTTGCGAGCTTAAGGTTTCAACCCATATAGAAGATAGTGAAATTTCCCTGGGGCGGAAGTATACTGCGCTTCTATTTTAATTCAACCTATCTTAGTGAACTACCATAATTTTTTCTCCCCGCAGCTTCACTCCGTTGAGCCTATAGCGAAAGCGGGGGAAGCTGCGGCATTAAAGGTTTCCCTACAGCAGTTTCTGCAGCTTCCTCTGCCCTGCACACGTATGCTTAAGGGAGAGAAGCTGCAAGGAGCAAGATACCGTATTTGCATCTATGTCCCTTGCTGCCCTCATATCATTAATGAAAATATGACTCAGGTAAGAATTATATCCTCGACTTCTTCTCCCCGCAGCTTCACTCCGTTGAGCCTATAGCGTTAGTGGAGGAAGATGCAGTATTAAAGGTTTCGCTACACCAGTTTCTGCAGCTTCCTCGCTTTCACTCATATGCTTTATTAGAGTGAAGCTGCAGGGAGATAAAATCTTTTAATCACTCGCGGAAGAAAATCGCTCATTGAAGATGATTCAAAAACCTTAATTTATAGTTATCGACAATTTTTTGCGAGCTTAAGGTTTCAACCCATATTGAAGATAGTGAAATTTCCCTGGGACGGAAGTATAGCGCGCTTCTATTTTAATTCAACCAGAGTTAGTGAACAATCATAATTTTTTTAATCCACTGCTCATCACCCTTCTTCATCTGTACCAAATACATTCCTTCTAGCCAATTGCCGGTGTTGAAGCGGATGGTATGTTCTTCGGATGGGAAACTTTTACTTTGAACAGATCTGCCGAGGGCATCATATATAGCTATACTCACAGAAGATTTAGATATTTGACTTCTTTGAACAATGAAGTAATCGCTTGCGGGGTTGGGATTAATAAGAAATGGTACATCATTATCTACTATATCTGCAATACCGGTACTTAACTGGCAGCCGGGAAGAAGACATCCATATTCATCTAACTTTAGTAGCCAAACATCCTGTGTATAAGGATGGCATGTACCAACAATTATAAAACCGCTATCCTTCGTTTGCGTAAAATCGTAAAAATAATCATCATAAGAATCATTTGGATAACGATAGGTATTAGACCAAAGAAGATCTCCAGCTACGGAAATTTTCATGATAGTACCTTCGATATTCAACCCAAAATGGCTTTGACCTCCTATATACACTAATTGACTATCATAGGTTATTTGAGTTTTCCAAAGACTTGCATTTTGTTGGGAATCAATTCCAAAGGTTTTATCCCATTTTTCATCTCCATTTCCATTTACATCTATAATCCACTGCTTCCAAAAGTGGTTGGAATCTTGCTTGTAGCCACCAGCTAAAAAATTGTTATCTGATGTATTAATAATTGTACGTAAACCATCATAAACACCAAATGTGCCGTATATTTTTTCCCATTGTACTATGCCACTTTCACTAATGCTTGCGAGATATGCATCATGTACTTCAAATTGATCGTAAACCGAGGTATAACCCGCAATCATGAAATTACCATCAATAGTTTGAATGGCTGAAACTGCACCAGTAAAAGTAGCCGTATCTCCACCAGTGGTGATTTGCCAGTTTAAGTTTCCATCAGGATCGGTTTTTAATATTTCAGCCTTAGTGCCATAATCAGCAATTAGTAAGGAACAAGTATCGGTAACAGCTGCATCTCCGACAGCAAGAAAACCTTTGTCGTTTGATATTATTACATCGCTAAAAATAGAATAGTGGTATGGTGTCGGTATATATGTTTTTATCCATATTGTATCAGCTAATGTATCCATAAGACATAGAAAGAAATTATGGCACAATCCATTATTGCAATCCGTGTTACCCCCGATAATTATACGGTTATCTGATACCTTTCTCATTTGTATTGGTTCCAAACCTATTTCATCTTTACGAATATTTTTTGTCCAAAGAGTATCTCCATTCAGATTAGTTCTTATCATATACATAGAAGGAGAAAGAAAATTGTAAGGATCGTAAGAGGCAGCCGCTATTAGATATCCACCATCTCTCATGGGAAGAATTGAGAATCCATTTTCGATTTGATTAAGGCTGTTATAACTCTTCTCAAAATATGTGGGCTGGGCACGAAGATTCCCAACCCACACATAAAAGCAAATCAAAAGTAAAATATATGTACGGACCATTTTACTTATTAATGATAATTTTTTGACCCATACTCATTTCCTCATCTCCTTTTAAGAGGGAATAATATATACCGTTCACTAATCGCTCTGTAAAATTAATGGTTCCAGTCGATTCTTCTTCTCCCCGCAGCTTCACTCCGTTGAGTCTATAGCGTTAGCGGAGAAAGCTGCGGTATTAAAGGTTTCGCTACAGCAGTTTCTGCAGCTTCCTCTGCCCTGCGCACGTATGCTTAAGGGAGAGAAGCTGCAAGGAGCAAGATACCGTATTTGCATCTGTGTCCCTTGCTGCCCTCATATCATTGTTGAAGACATGACCCAGGTAAGAATTATATCCTCGACTTTTTATTTCCTTAAAAGGTTGATCTTTTCAGAAATCTTCTCCGCCGCCTTTTGCCCATCCATTGCTGCAGAAATAATCCCTCCCGCATAACCTGCGCCCTCTCCTACCGGATATAACCCTTTTACCAGTATGTGCTCAAAGGTTTCTTTATCACGCGGTATTCTGACCGGTGAGGAGGTCCGTGATTCTACAGCATGGATCACCGCCTCATTAGTCAGATATCCTCTCATTTTTTCCCCGAATTCCAGAAAAGCTTTTTGTAACCGTGTAGATATTGCTTCCGGAAGCATCTCCTGCAGCAGGACTGATTTTATTCCCGGCTGATAAGAAGTCTGCGGCAGTGTTTGAGAAAATTTTCCCTGAACAAAATCCATTAATCTTTGTGCCGGTGCCGTTTGTCTTTTTCCGCCTGCTTCCCAGGCTGTTTTTTCCAAAGATTGCTGGTAAAACATCCCGGCAAGCGGCCCGTGTGCTTTATACTTTTTTAAATCCTGATCCGCCGTTTCCACCACGATGCCTGAATTTGCAAAAGGGTTATTTCTTTTCGAGGGCGACCATCCGTTCACCACTATTTCTTCTGCAGATGTAGCACAGGGTGCTATGATTCCACCCGGGCACATGCAAAAAGAATAAACGCCGCGACCCGTTACCTGAGTTACCAGGTTATAAGCGGAAGGGGGTAGGAACTTTCTTTGCTTTTGCACCTCTTCTTTACTGCGACAATGGTATTGAATTCCATCGATCAATTCCTGCGCATGTTCCACCCGCACTCCCATGGCGAAAGGCTTCGGTTCTATGGTTATATTTTTTCTACTTAGCAATTCAAAAATATCCCGTGCAGAATGACCGGTTGCAAGAATCAAATGATCCCCTACAAATTCCTTTAGTCCTCCATTCGCAATGGATTCCGTAATAACCCCTTTTATCCGGGAATTTTGAATTAAAAAATCTTTAAGTTTTGTTTCAAAGCATATTTCGCCTCCATGGTTCAAAATAGTATCTCGGATGTTTTCAATGATGCGGGGCAGCTTGTTGGTGCCAATGTGCGGATGCGCATCAATAAGAATTTCTTCTCCGGCACCATGCTGTACAAACAGCTGCAGGATCTCTTTCACATTTCCCTTCTTGGTGCTCCTGGTATAGAGCTTACCATCAGAATAGGTTCCAGCGCCTCCTTCTCCAAAGCAATAATTTGAATCCGGGTTAACAACATGATGTTTGCTAATCGATGCAATGTCCCGCCTTCGGTCTTTACCTTTCTTTCCACGCTCAATTATTATCGGTCTAACTCCATTCTCTAAAAGTTTTAAAGCAGCAAATAACCCGGCGGGACCGGCTCCGACAATAATTACCGGGGAACGCGAAGATGCTTTTTGAAAATGTACAAAATTGTTTTCTGAAATTTCCGGGTCTTCACCGAAGAATATTTCTAAACAGAGGTGTATTAAAACATTTTGTTTTCGTGCATCAATAGATCGACGGAGAATACGGAATCCTTTATATACAATTGAGTGGTCCTTTACTTTTTCAAGAATAATTCTTTCCAATTCCTTGCTATCCTGTGCCTGCTCCGGCCTAACCGTAATTTTTATCTCTTTTATCACTGCAGGAAATAGTTTGCTTTTAACCGTTTAATGAAAGAGCAGAAGACAAGAAAAGTGCAAAATAAGATTCCGCTTTGCATCTAAACTGGTAAGTCGCAAATGTTAATACTAATTTAAAGATTTTAGGAAATAATCTTCCAGTGATGGCATTAAGTTTGAAAAGGGGGACGCATAAAATCAATAAAAATTTTTATGAACCCAAAATCCATTTTCTGCATTGCTGCACTTTGTTTGTTACTCACTAATTGTGTATTTGCTCAATACATTTCCATTGGACCGACAATAGGGCTCCACCATTCCTGGGTAACCGTAAGCCTGGCTGATGATGACAAACGAATTATCTTTCCAAGATTCGATATAGGAGGCTCTGTTGTTTATTCAGACAAATCTCATATTGGTTTTGGCGCCGATGTGCTTTATAACCAACAGGGATCAGGAATTAAATATAATGGGGATAAATTCCGCTTTAAGACCAGTTACCTCCAAATTCCACTGCGGATAATTTATTTTTTGGGCGAATATGGGCAGAATATGCGTCCCAAAATATTTCTTGGCCCTACCCTGGGATTTCTTCTTTCAGCGAAGTCAGAAGGCTTTGATGTTAAGGATCAGACCAAAAGTTTTGATGCCGGACTTCACGTTGGAGCTGGTTTAAACTTTAAGGTTGCCAGTGGTATTTGGCTCAATACGGATATTACCTATTCACAGGGATTCATTGATGTTACGAAAGATGTTGCAGGCAACAGTGATAACAATCTTAATGGATCTGTAGGAATAAATGTTGGATTACTCTGGGGAAAATAGTAACCAAAAATTATTTACTGAACTGAGGACCGGGTGTAATAATCCATCAGGCTCTCAGTTTTTTATAGGTATTAATCAGGCCATTGGAAGATGAATCATGAGAGGTGACAGTTGAATCATCCTCCAGATCTTTTAAAATGTTACCGGCCAGCTGCTTACCAAGCTCCACGCCCCATTGATCGAAACTGTAAATATTCCAAATCACACCCTGCACAAAAATCTTATGCTCATAAAAAGCAATCAGCCTGCCCAGGTTAAATGGGGTAATCTCCTTTAACAAGATAGAATTGGTTGGCCGGTTCCCGTCAAAAACTTTATAGGGTGCAATGGTTTCCGGTTCTGTTATATGAAGGTTAACTAATTCCTTATTTACATCATCTATCATTTTGCCATTCATCAGTGCTTCAGTCTGGGCAAAAAAATTAGAAAGCAATTTTAAATGATGGTCACCTATTGGATTGTGGCTGATGGCGGGCGCAATAAAATCACATGGAATTAATAAGGTTCCCTGGTGGATCAGCTGATAAAAAGCATGCTGCCCGTTGGTGCCTGGTTCTCCCCAGATTATAGGGCCTGTTTGATAATTTACCTTTTTGCCATTGCGATCAACTGACTTTCCATTGCTCTCCATATTGCCTTGTTGAAAATAGGCTGGAAAGCGATGCATGTATTGATCATATGGAAGAATAGCTTCTGTTTGAGAGCCGAAAAAATTTGTGTACCAAATTCCAACAAGCGCCATTATCACGGGTATGTTTTTCCCTAAAGGGGTTTCCCTAAAGTGAATATCGGTTTCGTACCCACCTTTTAAAAGATCTTCAAAATTGTCGTAACCGATCGTAAGGGCGATGGATAAACCAATCGCGCTCCACAAGCTGTACCTTCCTCCAACCCAATCCCAGAACTGAAACATATTCTGAGGATCAATTCCAAATTTTATCACTTCGTTTTCATTAGTCGAAAGAGCAACAAAATGTTTTGCTATATGTATTTCAGCTTTGGCAGATTTCAGAAACCATGCACGTGCAGTGTGCGCATTGGTCATGGTTTCCTGAGTTGTGAAAGTTTTAGATGCAATTAAAAAAAGTGTTTCATCCGGAGTTACTTTTTTTAATGTCTCTGCGATGTGGGTTCCATCTACATTTGAGACAAAATATGCGTTCATATCCTGCAACCAATATGGCCGAAGCGCTTCCGTTACCATAACCGGCCCCAGATCGCTTCCACCTATTCCAATATTTACAATGTATTTTATCTTTTTACCGGTAAACCCTTTCCAATTCCCCGTATGTATCTTTTGGCAAAATGCTTTCATTTGTTCAAGAACTTTTTTCACCTCAGGCATTACATCCTTTCCTTCAGAATAAACCGGATTACCAGAGAAATTTCTTAATGCTGTATGTAAAACTGAGCGCTTCTCTGTTGCATTGATAGGCTCACCTGAAAACATGGCTTTTATGCCAGACTGTAATTCACATTCATTGGCCAATTTGAATAGAAGTGATAAAGTTTTGGATTTCAGAATATTTTTAGAATAATCGAAAAGAATATCTTTCACCTTTACGGAAAACTGGCTGAACCTATCGGGATCATCCTTAAAAAGATCCCGCATGTGAATATTTTTAATCTCCTGATGGTGATCAGTTAAAGCTTTCCAGGCCTGAGTTTGCTTAGGATCAATTTTCGGAAACATGATTTCTAATTTTTTCAAAAATAAAGATGTTCCATCATTCTGACAGATATTGTAAGCTGTTTAACTTTACCATCTTTCAGATACTGCTTATTTTCAATTTACTCTGCAATAATTTAGAATGAACCCTGATTATCTCAAACTGATAAATGCAGCTAAAAGCAAAAAAAAGGAGAATAAAAAATTTTTGAAAAGATTAAAACTCCGCCCTCCCCGTAACCTGGATGAGATCACTAATAACCTTCATGATCATGCCTTCGAACATATTGATTGCCTTAAGTGTGCAAACTGCTGTAAAACTACCGGTCCGCGTTTGGTAAACCGCGATATTGACCGGCTTGCAAACCATTTTCACATACGGCCTTCCGAATTCACGGAAAAATTCCTGCGAACAGATGAAGACAGCGATTATGTTTTCAAAACAATGCCATGCCCTTTTTCTAAAGAAGATAACTACTGCTCGGTATACGAAAATCGCCCCAATGCTTGTCAGCAATATCCTCACACCCAACAAAAAAATATCGTTCAAAAGCTGGGTATCACCTATTTAAACTCCATGATATGTCCCGCAGTTGCAGAGGTGATAGAAGGTCTTAAGGATATCTTTAATAATTAGTTATTTAAAACCTGACAATTGTTGCAAAAGAAACTGAGTCTTTTTACTTTTCCGGTGTGTTCCATGATCACGGGAATATTACATCGGGGGCATTTTTTTTTCTTATAGATCAGCCAGTGCTTTCGCAATTGGTAAACTTTTTTCCATTTATAAAAATTGAAGCTGTAGTTACGGGCTTCTTTTACTAACTCTTTTAATTTGGCACTTGATAGGCTTTTTACCAGGCTTTTAGGATGGATTTTTATTCTAAATAAAACCTCATTTTTTATAATGTTACCAACTCCGGCAAAAATTTCCTGGTTAAGCAATACATCGCACACCATAATTTCCTCTAATCTTTTTAAGGATGCAATGGCTTTTTTTGGATTCCATGCATCCGACAGAACATCTGCTTCCCAGTCATAAACCTCGTTAATATCTTCATCTATAATTAAAACAGAGCAGGTATAAAAATTCAGCTCTCCTTTTTTGAATTGAAGAGATAGGCGAGCGGGCATTTCTTTTTTCTCATTTATCCGGTAGCTGCCAAACATCAGGAAATGAATACGAACTGAAAAATCTTTAAAACAAATAATAAAATGTTTGCCCCAGGTTTTAAAATCCAGAATTTTTTGATTAATCAATCTCTCTTTATCCGTTTTGGAGTTGCCTCCAATTTTTTCGATTTTTTTTCCGATAAATGATTGTACTTCTTCTTTTAAAATTATCAGCGATGGTCCTTCCATAAATCAATGTTAATAATTTTATGCTCCTTTAAAATGAAGAACCATGTACTTCTCCTTGTTTCTGTTATTGCATCGAAGTTAAATTCAAATCTCCTATCGTATTGGTCAATTGATTACACCTTTACTTTATAATTTAATTTAGCATTAAAATTTAGAAATGGAGGAGAACAAAAATTATCACATCATTGCTATCTCCGGTAGCTTACGTGAAGAATCTTATAATACTATGGCATTAAAGACAGCGCAGAAGGTAGCACCGCCAAATATTATTGTTGAGCAAATAAGCATTAAAGAGGTGCCATTTTATAATGAAGATCTTTATAAAAAAGATTTTCCTCCTTTAGTAAATGAGCTCGTTGCAAAAATTAAATCAGCAGATGGCGTACTGATCGTTTCACCTGAATATAATTATTCAATACCGGGAGTATTGAAAAACGCAATAGATATGTTTTCCAGGCATCCTGATAAGCCATTTGATAGTAAAGCGGTTGCTATTATGGGAGCAAGTACAGGCTTATTTGGTACTGCCCGCATGCAATATCATTTAAGGCAGGTAATGGTATTTCTCAACGCCTGGACAGTTAATCGCCCTGAAATAATGATTGGTCAGGCAAAGGATAAGTTTGATGCCAACGGCAATCTTACCGATTCAAAGGCAACTGAGATGATCCGTCAGTTGCTGATTTCTTTAGCGGGGCTGAGTGAACTCATATCAAAAAAATAATAGTGGGGAATTAATTTCTCAGTTGTATTAGAGTTGCTTATCGCTCTAAGGCCAAATTTAATCTTCTGCTTTCATTAAGGATATGATCCGGCATGTATTCGATGGCACTATTTTTATATATAGCAGAATAAACCTACTACTATGCTTAAATGGGCCGCTATTTTTCTCGTAATTGCAATTGTTGCCGGAATTTTTGGATTTACCGGGGTTGAACAAGGAGCAGCATCTATCGCTAAAGTGCTATTCTTTGTATTCATAGTGCTTTTCCTGGGTGTTTTATTATTAGGAGGAACTCTGTTTAAGAAAAAATAATCCGGTGTTTTTGGGAGATTGACTATTGCAACATCGTATGCAATAGTCAATCTTATTTGTGTTTGTGTTTGTTCAATTTCAGGAGTGCCGAAATTTTAATTGATTTCCTGCCTTCTCCTCTTTCCTTTTTATCTTTGCACAGCATTTGATCTTATTGTGGAGCAAAACTTCTTTTTTATCACTGTATTCTTTTTATTTATTTCCTGTAAACAAACTGCAGAGAATAGTAAAGAACCATTAAGTGGCGATCTCATTCATAATCCAGCCACTATTTCCGGAATTGAAGAAAATAAAAAAATTGCAGAATTAACGTTTGAAAACCTAAGTCATGATTTCGGAAAATTAACTGAAGGAAGTAAAGGGGAATATGACTTTAAATTTAAAAATACAGGGAATGTGCCACTTTTAATAAGCGATGTACAAGCTACCTGTGGCTGCACGACTCCCTATTGGCCTAAGAGATTGATATTTCCTGATAGCAGTGAGAAAATAAGGGTAGTTTATGACAGTAAAAATCGGGTTGGACAATTTTCTAAAGATATCGTGGTAACCGCTAATACGTACCCTAATACAACCACGCTTACTATTTCAGGTGTAGTCTTTGAAAAATAAAATTCATCATAAATATAAACTGAATGATTTTCTTAAATGTGATATTAGCTATGGCTCCGATGGGTGGCTCCAGTTCCGGAACCAGTAATTATTCCACTATAATTTTTATGGCAGCTCTTTTTGGAGTAATGTACTTTTTTATGATCCGGCCACAGGCTAAAAAAGCTAAAGACCAAAAAAGCTTTATTGAAAGTCTTCAAAAAGGGGATAAAATCGTAACCGTTGCAGGCATGCACGGAAGGATAAGAAATATTAATAATGATGGGACCCTTGAAGTAGAGATAGATTCCAACACTAAAATTATGATGGAGCGTTCAGGCATATCTATGGAATATACAAAAGCTGTCCAGAACCAATCACAGCCAGTGAGTCAGAAATAATGATGATATGCAGACAGTCGGCGTTACCGGTGGCATTGGCTCAGGAAAATCAACGGTTTGCCACATTTTCGAACAATTGGAAATTCCGGTTTTCTATGCTGACTACGAATCAAAGAATATTCTCCAAACGGATCCTCAAATCAGAGAACAAATAAGGCGATTTTTTGGAAGTGAAATCTACGATGGAGTAATATTAAATCGAAAAAAATTAGCATCTATTGTTTTTAATGATCCTGATAAGCTTAAGCTTTTAAACAGTATTGCTCACCCAGCGGTATTACGGAAATTCAGGCTGTGGCTAAAAGAGCAATTAAACGTTCCATACCTTATAATGGAAGCTGCCCTCATCTTTGAGTCGGAGCTGGACGTAATTCTTGATAAGATCATAGTAATAACGGCTCCTGAAGTTATCCGTATTAAAAGAATAATGCACCGTGATAACATTCTTGCAGCTGATGTTACTAAACGGATAAATCAGCAATGGGGTGAGGAACAAAAAACAAAACTTGCAGATTTTGTTATTTCTAATGACGAAATACAGCTTCTCATTCCACAGGTGCTCTCTATTCATACCAAGATTTTAAAAGATAAACAGCCTTCCAAAAGAAATTACTATTGAGCATTCCTTCCTTAATTATTTCTCGTAGTTTTCTGACAGAAAATTTTTTCATACAAAATGTCTACAAAAGTAAACTGGGCAGAAGCGATCAAACCTCTTCTAAAAGAATATAAGGGAAAAAAACATCCGCTGGAGTATAAAAATATTTATCAGCTATTAGTAATGGTTGTTCTGTCTGCGCAAGATTCTGATAAGCATATAAATCAGCTTGCGCCTGCCATTTTTGATGCCTATCCCGATATGAAAGCTCTTTCAAAAGCCAGTGCTGATTCGCTCTATCCTTTAATCGGTAAAGTTCGGAATTACAATAATAAAACAAAGTGGTTACTGGAAATTGCTCAACAGCTGAAGAGTGATAAAGCCATTCCTCAAACTATGGAAGCCTTGACGGCTCTGCCAGGTATTGGAAGGAAGTCCGCAAACGTAATTATGCGCGAAGCAGGCGATCCGGCAGAAGGTATAATGGTAGATCTGCATGTGGTGAGGGTTGCCCCCCGGCTTGGCATTGCTACAGGCACTGATCCGAAGAAAATTGAAAAGCAAATTATGGAAGTATTGCCACAAAAAGACTGGGGAGAAGCAGGAATG contains the following coding sequences:
- a CDS encoding dephospho-CoA kinase; the protein is MQTVGVTGGIGSGKSTVCHIFEQLEIPVFYADYESKNILQTDPQIREQIRRFFGSEIYDGVILNRKKLASIVFNDPDKLKLLNSIAHPAVLRKFRLWLKEQLNVPYLIMEAALIFESELDVILDKIIVITAPEVIRIKRIMHRDNILAADVTKRINQQWGEEQKTKLADFVISNDEIQLLIPQVLSIHTKILKDKQPSKRNYY
- a CDS encoding FAD-dependent monooxygenase, producing MIKEIKITVRPEQAQDSKELERIILEKVKDHSIVYKGFRILRRSIDARKQNVLIHLCLEIFFGEDPEISENNFVHFQKASSRSPVIIVGAGPAGLFAALKLLENGVRPIIIERGKKGKDRRRDIASISKHHVVNPDSNYCFGEGGAGTYSDGKLYTRSTKKGNVKEILQLFVQHGAGEEILIDAHPHIGTNKLPRIIENIRDTILNHGGEICFETKLKDFLIQNSRIKGVITESIANGGLKEFVGDHLILATGHSARDIFELLSRKNITIEPKPFAMGVRVEHAQELIDGIQYHCRSKEEVQKQRKFLPPSAYNLVTQVTGRGVYSFCMCPGGIIAPCATSAEEIVVNGWSPSKRNNPFANSGIVVETADQDLKKYKAHGPLAGMFYQQSLEKTAWEAGGKRQTAPAQRLMDFVQGKFSQTLPQTSYQPGIKSVLLQEMLPEAISTRLQKAFLEFGEKMRGYLTNEAVIHAVESRTSSPVRIPRDKETFEHILVKGLYPVGEGAGYAGGIISAAMDGQKAAEKISEKINLLRK
- a CDS encoding PorT family protein, whose protein sequence is MNPKSIFCIAALCLLLTNCVFAQYISIGPTIGLHHSWVTVSLADDDKRIIFPRFDIGGSVVYSDKSHIGFGADVLYNQQGSGIKYNGDKFRFKTSYLQIPLRIIYFLGEYGQNMRPKIFLGPTLGFLLSAKSEGFDVKDQTKSFDAGLHVGAGLNFKVASGIWLNTDITYSQGFIDVTKDVAGNSDNNLNGSVGINVGLLWGK
- a CDS encoding endonuclease codes for the protein MEGPSLIILKEEVQSFIGKKIEKIGGNSKTDKERLINQKILDFKTWGKHFIICFKDFSVRIHFLMFGSYRINEKKEMPARLSLQFKKGELNFYTCSVLIIDEDINEVYDWEADVLSDAWNPKKAIASLKRLEEIMVCDVLLNQEIFAGVGNIIKNEVLFRIKIHPKSLVKSLSSAKLKELVKEARNYSFNFYKWKKVYQLRKHWLIYKKKKCPRCNIPVIMEHTGKVKRLSFFCNNCQVLNN
- a CDS encoding NAD(P)H-dependent oxidoreductase, producing the protein MEENKNYHIIAISGSLREESYNTMALKTAQKVAPPNIIVEQISIKEVPFYNEDLYKKDFPPLVNELVAKIKSADGVLIVSPEYNYSIPGVLKNAIDMFSRHPDKPFDSKAVAIMGASTGLFGTARMQYHLRQVMVFLNAWTVNRPEIMIGQAKDKFDANGNLTDSKATEMIRQLLISLAGLSELISKK
- a CDS encoding DUF1328 domain-containing protein, with product MLKWAAIFLVIAIVAGIFGFTGVEQGAASIAKVLFFVFIVLFLGVLLLGGTLFKKK
- a CDS encoding DUF1573 domain-containing protein, producing MISCLLLFPFYLCTAFDLIVEQNFFFITVFFLFISCKQTAENSKEPLSGDLIHNPATISGIEENKKIAELTFENLSHDFGKLTEGSKGEYDFKFKNTGNVPLLISDVQATCGCTTPYWPKRLIFPDSSEKIRVVYDSKNRVGQFSKDIVVTANTYPNTTTLTISGVVFEK
- the pgi gene encoding glucose-6-phosphate isomerase, which translates into the protein MFPKIDPKQTQAWKALTDHHQEIKNIHMRDLFKDDPDRFSQFSVKVKDILFDYSKNILKSKTLSLLFKLANECELQSGIKAMFSGEPINATEKRSVLHTALRNFSGNPVYSEGKDVMPEVKKVLEQMKAFCQKIHTGNWKGFTGKKIKYIVNIGIGGSDLGPVMVTEALRPYWLQDMNAYFVSNVDGTHIAETLKKVTPDETLFLIASKTFTTQETMTNAHTARAWFLKSAKAEIHIAKHFVALSTNENEVIKFGIDPQNMFQFWDWVGGRYSLWSAIGLSIALTIGYDNFEDLLKGGYETDIHFRETPLGKNIPVIMALVGIWYTNFFGSQTEAILPYDQYMHRFPAYFQQGNMESNGKSVDRNGKKVNYQTGPIIWGEPGTNGQHAFYQLIHQGTLLIPCDFIAPAISHNPIGDHHLKLLSNFFAQTEALMNGKMIDDVNKELVNLHITEPETIAPYKVFDGNRPTNSILLKEITPFNLGRLIAFYEHKIFVQGVIWNIYSFDQWGVELGKQLAGNILKDLEDDSTVTSHDSSSNGLINTYKKLRA
- the yajC gene encoding preprotein translocase subunit YajC; the encoded protein is MAPMGGSSSGTSNYSTIIFMAALFGVMYFFMIRPQAKKAKDQKSFIESLQKGDKIVTVAGMHGRIRNINNDGTLEVEIDSNTKIMMERSGISMEYTKAVQNQSQPVSQK
- a CDS encoding DEAD/DEAH box helicase, with product MGFNKPTPIQEQVIPSILKLEDVIATAQTGTGKTAAYLLPILNNISHNSIPHTSTLIIAPTRELAQQIDQAFQGFAYFTHASSIAVYGGSDGDVFEREKKAMREGTSVVIATPGRLLSHLNMGNAKFDQLDCLILDEADKMLDMGFYDDIIRIMTYLPSKRQTLLFSATMPPKMRELARRVMKNPVEVNIAMSKPAEGILQGAYLLHNEQKIPLIKNLLDPKKINSAEKKLVSVLIFASTKTGVKTLERELKELKLPAKAIHSDLSQEERERVLLDFRNRSTMILVATDILSRGIDIDNIGLVINYDVPHDAEDYVHRVGRTARAESTGVALTFVNEQDQFRFAQIEALIERVIPKIALPKDLGAAPAWNPGKRGKSGNKRKKSFNQSRKKIAH
- a CDS encoding T9SS type A sorting domain-containing protein; its protein translation is MRDGGYLIAAASYDPYNFLSPSMYMIRTNLNGDTLWTKNIRKDEIGLEPIQMRKVSDNRIIIGGNTDCNNGLCHNFFLCLMDTLADTIWIKTYIPTPYHYSIFSDVIISNDKGFLAVGDAAVTDTCSLLIADYGTKAEILKTDPDGNLNWQITTGGDTATFTGAVSAIQTIDGNFMIAGYTSVYDQFEVHDAYLASISESGIVQWEKIYGTFGVYDGLRTIINTSDNNFLAGGYKQDSNHFWKQWIIDVNGNGDEKWDKTFGIDSQQNASLWKTQITYDSQLVYIGGQSHFGLNIEGTIMKISVAGDLLWSNTYRYPNDSYDDYFYDFTQTKDSGFIIVGTCHPYTQDVWLLKLDEYGCLLPGCQLSTGIADIVDNDVPFLINPNPASDYFIVQRSQISKSSVSIAIYDALGRSVQSKSFPSEEHTIRFNTGNWLEGMYLVQMKKGDEQWIKKIMIVH
- a CDS encoding YkgJ family cysteine cluster protein, coding for MNPDYLKLINAAKSKKKENKKFLKRLKLRPPRNLDEITNNLHDHAFEHIDCLKCANCCKTTGPRLVNRDIDRLANHFHIRPSEFTEKFLRTDEDSDYVFKTMPCPFSKEDNYCSVYENRPNACQQYPHTQQKNIVQKLGITYLNSMICPAVAEVIEGLKDIFNN